Proteins found in one Salvia hispanica cultivar TCC Black 2014 unplaced genomic scaffold, UniMelb_Shisp_WGS_1.0 HiC_scaffold_169, whole genome shotgun sequence genomic segment:
- the LOC125198623 gene encoding probable RNA 3'-terminal phosphate cyclase-like protein yields the protein MGKIQYKRLKGSQNMRLRLLLSTLSSTPIIIEDIRAEETLPGLRPYELSFLRLLEEVSDDCSVEINETGTKFKYKPGIVMGGRHLVHDCGTLRSIGYFLEPLIVLGLFGKKPLTIKLKGITNDSKDPSVDTFQKTTLPILKHFGVPPEGLELKIVNRGVPPKGGGEVILSVPIVKELQAAIWFDEGLVRRIRGYSFSARVSSQFENEMLHKARGIFNRLLPDVHIYTDHKAGAQAGQSPGYGITLVAETTSGCCISADTAVYRGGEEEDEFEEKKELSPPGDVGEKIAAALLAEIEQGGVVDSTHQGLLFLLCALCPPDVSKVRVGKLSPYGIEVLRHISDFLKVKFNIKPDPATNTVILKCVGCGLKNLSRKAS from the exons ATGGGGAAAATTCAGTACAAGCGGCTGAAAGGCAGCCAGAACATGAGGCTGCGCCTCCTCCTCTCGACGCTATCATCCACACCGATTATAATCGAAGACATACGAGCCGAGGAAACGCTTCCCGGCCTCCGCCCCTACGAGTTGTCGTTCCTCCGCCTCCTGGAGGAAGTTTCCGACGACTGCTCCGTCGAAATCAACGAAACCG GTACGAAGTTCAAGTACAAGCCAGGGATTGTGATGGGCGGGAGGCATTTGGTTCACGATTGCGGCACGTTGAGGTCGATTGGGTATTTCTTGGAGCCACTGATTGTGTTAGGTTTGTTTGGGAAGAAGCCCCTCACTATTAAGCttaaag GTATTACAAATGATTCCAAGGATCCATCTGTTGACACTTTCCAAAAAACTACACTACCTATACTGAAGCATTTTGGTGTACCTCCGGAAGGGCTTGAATTGAAAATCGTGAACCGGGGAGTTCCTCCTAAAGGTGGCGGAGAAGTTATTCTTTCTGTTCCGATTGTGAAAGAACTGCAA GCAGCTATTTGGTTTGATGAGGGCTTGGTGAGGAGGATCAGAGGATACTCCTTTTCAGCTAGAGTATCGTCTCAGTTTGAGAATGAAATGCTGCATAAAGCTCGTGGCATTTTCAATCGTTTGCTTCCAGATGTTCACATATACACTGACCACAAAGCGGGAGCGCAAGCTGGACA gtCGCCTGGATATGGAATTACTCTCGTTGCTGAGACTACATCAGGCTGCTGCATTTCTGCTGACACGGCAGTCTACCGTGGgggagaggaggaggatgaATTTGAGGAGAAGAAAGAATTGAGTCCTCCAGGAGACGTCGGTGAGAAGATTGCAGCGGCCCTGCTGGCTGAGATTGAGCAAGGGGGAGTTGTGGATTCGACTCACCAG GGTTTATTGTTTCTCCTTTGTGCATTGTGCCCTCCCGATGTGTCAAAGGTTCGTGTTGGGAAGCTCTCACCTTATGGGATAGAAGTTCTCAGGCATATCTCTGATTTTCTTAAAGTGAAGTTTAATATTAAGCCTGATCCTGCAACGAATACGGTCATTCTCAAGTGTGTTGGATGCGGTCTCAAGAATCTATCGAGGAAGGCGTCCTGA
- the LOC125198620 gene encoding mitochondrial outer membrane protein porin of 34 kDa-like, which yields MGKGPGLYSEIGKRARDLLYKDYQSDQKFTITTYSPTGVTLTSSGCKKGEVFLADINTQLKHKNITTDVKVDTSSNLSTTITVDQPCPGVKTIFSFKVPDQRSGKLELQYLHDYAGITSSVGLTANPTVNFSAAVGNDKLALGSDVAFDTKEGALTKYNIGASFTNSDLIAALTLNDKFDTLSASYYHIVSPLTNTAVGAEVTHSFSSNENTITVGTQHALDPLTLAKARLNNSGKASGLIQHEWRPKSLITLSAEVDTKSIDKSAKFGLALALKP from the exons ATGGGCAAGGGTCCAGGTCTCTACTCCGAGATTGGGAAAAGAGCTCGAG ATCTTTTGTACAAGGATTACCAGAGTGACCAAAAGTTCACAATCACCACTTACTCGCCTACTGGAGTT ACTCTCACTTCATCCGGTTGCAAGAAAGGCGAAGTTTTCTTGGCTGACATTAACACTCAGCTGAAGCACAAAAATATCACCACTGATGTCAAAGTTGACACAAGTTCAAAT CTCTCAACCACCATCACAGTTGATCAGCCTTGCCCTGGAGTGAAGACTATCTTTAGCTTTAAAGTTCCTGATCAAAGGTCTGGAAAG TTGGAACTTCAATACTTGCATGATTATGCGGGGATAACCTCAAGTGTCGGGTTGACAGCTAACCCCACTGTGAACTTTTCCGCTGCTGTCGGCAATGATAAACTTGCCTTGGGCAGTGATGTGGCTTTTGACACTAAGGAAGGAGCTTTAACTAAGTACAACATCGGAGCTAGTTTCACGAATTCTGATCTGATTGCTGCTCTGACACt GAATGACAAGTTTGACACCTTGAGCGCATCATACTACCACATAGTGAGCCCATTGACCAACACTGCTGTTGGTGCTGAGGTGACTCACAGCTTCTCAAGCAACGAGAACACAATCACTGTTGGGACACAACACGCGCTGGACCCATTGACCCTTGCAAAGGCGCGTCTGAACAACTCTGGCAAGGCGAGTGGTCTGATCCAGCACGAATGGCGTCCCAAGTCGCTCATCACTCTATCAGCCGAGGTGGACACCAAGTCCATCGACAAGAGTGCCAAGTTTGGGTTGGCTTTGGCCCTGAAGCCTTAA